A DNA window from Setaria viridis chromosome 2, Setaria_viridis_v4.0, whole genome shotgun sequence contains the following coding sequences:
- the LOC117843550 gene encoding protein LURP-one-related 11: MAPRVHSSPSSSPPATCAGEQRKVFTVWMKSLVLNGHGCTVYDSGGGIVYRVDNYGSRCSGSVCLMDLDGSVVLNVVKKKLAFGRWEGYKWRGQKQEPRPWFTVTRPVIRPFQWSHGRPAASSSCEFRCDTTGRVMRYTIADECRAGSGKQGCRIVDEASGVVVAEVKRKVTASGVALGEDVLSLVVEPGTDLSHVVGLVLVYGLMNRTM; this comes from the exons ATGGCGCCGCGGGTGCACTCCTCTCCATCatcatcgccgccggcgacgtgcgCGGGTGAGCAGAGGAAGGTGTTCACCGTGTGGATGAAGTCGCTGGTGCTCAACGGCCACGGCTGCACCGTGTacgactccggcggcggcatcgtCTACCGCGTCGACAACTACGGGTCCAGGTGCAGCGGCAGCGTCTGCCTCATGGACCTCGACGGCTCGGTCGTCCTAAACGTTGTTAAAAAG AAGCTCGCGTTTGGCCGATGGGAGGGGTACAAATGGCGAGGCCAGAAGCAAGAGCCGAGGCCATGGTTCACGGTTACACGCCCGGTCATCAGACCGTTCCAGTGGAGCCACGGCCGcccggcggcgtcgtcgtcgtgcgAGTTCCGGTGCGACACCACCGGCCGCGTCATGCGGTACACGATCGCCGACGAGTGCCGCGCCGGGAGCGGGAAGCAGGGGTGCCGGATCGTCGACGAGGCCAGCGGAGTCGTCGTCGCGGAGGTGAAGAGGAAGGTGACGGCGAGCGGGGTGGCGCTAGGGGAAGACGTGCTCTCCCTGGTGGTGGAGCCTGGTACTGACCTCTCGCACGTTGTGGGGCTAGTGCTCGTGTACGGGCTCATGAATCGCACCATGTGA